In Naumovozyma castellii chromosome 1, complete genome, one DNA window encodes the following:
- the NCAS0A14100 gene encoding uncharacterized protein yields the protein MAAPLVSDSKRVLLFMMRKLSISLQTRKIYKLIVTLLICLFIPLIIIQSRYSDNDSIRSIKYKYNSLQNIKTVAQKKDLLNIDLTKTLRFKDFNRSPVHIETLGQKYTENQLLGYVSNLESQGGKDRATIGDYEREATCDTLQYINKVEYSKETKYLPLDLVRVRKELMTNPKFEFLRKQMHANNDAEKDLSDLEIVQKYWFTFGGVSVWSDEYQCFFVYSRVIFSKIPRRNHPHFSLVAAQAFDKNWNEIIGLKVPYVDLNIPADVEKELEKLDNDLGLYKCDHLKAIGKDASFDKCVEEQTKIKLKAEKRKDEIISKYFRMYPSVLEIEFKSADKSYLGPEDPHVIMKGGINGDGIEEPLVFFNMLDHYSDSNRRMFTFSPHRKTEPMIRMTINGRKVKRIEKNWAPFFVKQSNTESAFSRGTVHLIYSFFPLEILKCSLNDGICDTVFEADTLESTKESEFLSMRGSTQFYKLPSDLPQVKGKQIWVGFPKFHLNGCGCGFKYYRPMISVLVEHNGVYNLELVVPSLDFGINVLSWDLKGHYCFDVNVLNPNSINYWEIVNQNPKTLEFDDYMSLTVSEADSNTEIVVVKGLLNYVLGIYRDKPMKEDFEINKSSNMIIGKTVGCVAKATRDDCKEYGKTHPESDKDS from the coding sequence ATGGCAGCACCCCTTGTGAGCGACTCGAAAAGGGTCCTTCTGTTCATGATGAGGAAACTTTCCATCTCATTACAAACtagaaaaatttacaaacTCATAGTGACACTCCTGATTTGTCTATTCATACccctcatcatcattcaatCCCGCTATTCTGATAACGACAGTATAAGAAGCATCAAGTACAAATATAATAGCCTTCAGAATATCAAGACTGTAGCACAGAAGAAGGACCTCCTCAACATTGACCTTACAAAGACTCTCAGGTTTAAAGACTTCAATCGTTCTCCCGTTCATATAGAGACTCTGGGTCAAAAATATACGGAAAATCAACTCTTAGGTTACGTTTCCAATTTGGAGAGTCAGGGTGGGAAGGACAGGGCAACTATTGGGGATTATGAACGTGAAGCTACGTGTGATACATTGCAGTACATAAACAAAGTCGaatattccaaagaaaCTAAATATTTACCTTTAGATTTGGTTAGAGTTCGTAAAGAGTTAATGACGAACCCTAAATTCGAATTCTTGCGTAAACAAATGCATGCTAACAATGATGCTGAGAAGGATCTATctgatttggaaattgtGCAGAAATATTGGTTTACTTTTGGTGGGGTCAGTGTTTGGTCCGATGAATATCAATGTTTCTTCGTGTATTCAAGAGTTATCTTCTCGAAAATaccaagaagaaaccatcctcatttttcattggtAGCTGCTCAGGCTTTTGATAAAAATtggaatgaaattattggattgAAAGTACCATATGTCGATCTTAATATACCGGCTGATGTGgaaaaggaattggaaaaattagaTAATGATCTTGGATTGTATAAATGTGATCATTTGAAAGCCATTGGTAAAGATGCATCGTTTGATAAATGTGTCGAAGAACAAACAAAGATCAAATTAAAGGctgaaaagagaaaggatgaaattatttccaaatattttagaaTGTATCCCTCCGTGttggaaattgaatttaaatcaGCTGACAAATCTTATCTGGGTCCAGAAGATCCTCACGTTATCATGAAAGGTGGTATAAATGGTGATGGTATCGAGGAACCTTTGgtctttttcaatatgtTGGATCATTATAGTGATTCCAATAGGAGAATGTTTACATTTTCACCACATAGAAAGACGGAACCAATGATTAGGATGACAATAAATGGTAGAAAAGTTAAAAGAATAGAAAAGAATTGGGCCCCATTTTTTGTTAAACAAAGTAATACGGAAAGTGCATTCTCCAGAGGTACCgttcatttaatttattcgTTTTTCCCATTAgaaatcttgaaatgtTCATTAAATGATGGGATTTGTGATACGGTTTTTGAAGCTGATACATTAGAAAGTACAAAGGAAAGTGAATTCCTAAGTATGCGTGGGTCAACACAATTTTATAAACTACCTTCGGATTTACCCCAAGTGAAAGGCAAACAAATATGGGTAGGTTTCCCCAAGTTCCATTTAAATGGTTGTGGTTGtggtttcaaatattaTAGACCAATGATTTCCGTATTAGTGGAACATAATGGTGTATATAATCTGGAGTTGGTCGTACCAAGTTTAGATTTTGGTATTAATGTTCTCTCTTGGGATTTAAAGGGTCATTATTGTTTTGACGTTAATGTCTTGAACCCAAACTCTATTAACTATTGGGAAATTGTAAATCAGAATCCAAAAACacttgaatttgatgattaCATGTCTCTGACAGTCAGTGAAGCCGATTCAAATACAGAGATTGTTGTGGTAAAGGGTTTGTTGAACTATGTCCTCGGAATATACAGAGACAAACCAATGAAGGAAGATTTCGAAATAAACAAATCATCAAATATGATTATCGGGAAGACAGTAGGATGTGTGGCTAAGGCAACAAGGGATGACTGTAAGGAATATGGTAAAACGCATCCTGAATCTGACAAAGATTCTTAG
- the CDC9 gene encoding DNA ligase (ATP) CDC9 (ancestral locus Anc_7.343), translating into MLRSILAGKKPFIIPKSIMSSPAGFPKKQKQATLAKFFSSMKNEKPADKKDPEDSTTTTTEKPSLSPYTANSKKTFEEILNRPASNLASSSQGVSDIASTPSIPNISTDESTGPDLKKQKLEESNLEPSKEPTIENVTQDSTKPYFSSIPYREVCNLFQEIESTSSRLAIIKLCSDFFIKIMKENPQNLIPVTYLFINKLGPDYEPGLELGLGEGLLMKTISESCGKSLAQVRNKYRELGDLGQIAMDARNVQPTMFKPKPLTVGEVFENLRLIAKSEGKDSQTRKIKLIKRMLTACEGTEAKFLIRSLESKLRIGLAEKTVLISLSKALLVHECKDNKDFDMELLETAEQKIRDAFCQVPNYEIVINSCLKYGIMELETHCSLRPGIPLKPMLAKPTKAINEILDRFQGEIFTSEYKYDGERAQVHLLSDGTMRIYSRNGENMTERYPEIHIRDFIADPLVTSTLILDCEAVAWDNEQNKILPFQVLSTRKRKDVDLKDVKVKVCLFAFDILCHNDEKLINKSLRERRQILQEVTKSVTGEFQYATEMTSSNLDELQKFLDQSVHDSCEGLMVKMLDGIESHYEPSKRSRNWLKLKKDYLEGIGDSLDLCVIGAYYGRGKRTGMYGGFLLGCYNQDTGEFETCCKIGTGFSDEMLQQLYTRLTPTVLDGPKATFVYDSSAEPDVWFEPTLLFEVLTADLSLSPIYKAGSSTYDKGISLRFPRFIRTREDKGVEDATSSEQIIELYENQAHTQ; encoded by the coding sequence ATGCTAAGGTCAATCCTCGCAGGTAAGAAACCTTTTATTATCCCTAAATCTATTATGTCTTCTCCAGCAGGATTTCccaagaaacaaaaacagGCCACACTGGCTAAATTCTTCTCATCTATGAAGAATGAGAAACCAGCTGACAAAAAGGATCCTGAAgattcaacaacaacaacaactgaAAAACCATCCTTGTCACCTTACACAGCTAATAGCAAAAAAACGTTTGAAGAGATATTGAATAGACCAGCCTCAAACCTGGCATCATCATCACAAGGCGTATCCGATATCGCTTCTACTCCATCAATACCAAATATATCTACTGATGAATCAACAGGACCTGATctaaagaaacaaaaactGGAAGAATCGAATTTGGAACCAAGTAAAGAACCAACAATAGAGAATGTAACGCAAGATTCCACGAAACCGTACTTCTCTTCGATACCATATAGGGAAGTCTGTAATTTATTCCAAGAGATTGAATCAACGTCATCACGTCTTgcaattattaaattatgCTCTGATTTTTTCATAAAGATAATGAAGGAAAATCCACAGAATTTAATTCCAGTAACGTAccttttcattaataaattggGACCAGATTATGAACCAGGATTAGAATTAGGTTTGGGTGAAGGACTTCTAATGAAAACTATAAGTGAGTCATGTGGGAAATCTTTGGCTCAGGTAAGAAATAAATACAGAGAATTGGGTGATTTGGGTCAAATTGCCATGGACGCCAGAAATGTGCAACCAACGATGTTTAAACCTAAACCTTTGACCGTTGGagaagtttttgaaaatttaagaCTTATTGCTAAATCAGAGGGTAAAGATTCTCAAACAAGAAAGATCAAATTAATTAAGAGAATGCTAACTGCTTGTGAAGGAACTGAAGccaaatttttaattaGATCGTTGGAATCAAAATTAAGAATCGGGTTAGCAGAAAAGACtgttttaatttctttatcaaagGCCTTGTTAGTCCATGAATGCAAGgataataaagattttgatatggaattattggaaaCCGCTGAACAGAAAATTAGAGACGCATTTTGTCAAGTACCCAATTATGAAATCGTCATCAATTCCTGTTTGAAATATGGTATCATGGAATTGGAGACACATTGTTCGTTGAGACCTGGTATACCGTTGAAGCCCATGTTAGCTAAACCAACAAAGgcaattaatgaaatattggatAGGTTTCAAGGTGAAATCTTTACTTCTGAGTATAAATATGATGGTGAAAGGGCTCAAGTACACCTACTAAGCGACGGTACCATGAGAATTTATTCACGTAATGGTGAAAATATGACTGAAAGATATCCTGAAATCCATATCCGCGATTTCATTGCTGATCCATTAGTTACATCTACTTTAATCCTTGATTGTGAGGCTGTCGCATGGGAcaatgaacaaaataaaattttacCATTCCAAGTACTGAGTACAAGAAAACGTAAGGATGTCGATTTAAAAGATGTTAAAGTGAAAGTCTGTTTGTTTGCCTTCGACATTTTATGtcataatgatgaaaaattaataaataaaagtcTTAGAGAAAGACGACAAATTTTACAAGAAGTTACTAAATCGGTCACAGGTGAGTTCCAATATGCAACGGAAATGACATCATCGAATCTGGACGAATTACAAAAATTCTTGGACCAATCTGTTCATGATTCTTGTGAAGGTCTAATGGTCAAGATGCTCGATGGTATTGAATCACATTATGAACCTAGTAAACGTTCTCGTAACTggttgaaattgaagaaggatTACTTGGAAGGTATCGGAGATTCATTAGATCTATGTGTTATCGGAGCCTATTACGGTAGAGGTAAACGTACAGGGATGTATGGTGGGTTCCTGTTAGGTTGTTATAATCAGGACACAGGCGAGTTTGAAACCTGTTGTAAGATTGGTACTGGTTTTTCAGATGAAATGCTACAACAATTATATACTCGACTTACACCAACGGTTCTTGATGGACCAAAGGCGACATTTGTTTATGACTCTAGTGCCGAACCGGATGTGTGGTTTGAACCTACTTTATTGTTTGAAGTGCTTACTGCCGATCTATCGCTCTCTCCCATTTACAAGGCCGGTAGTTCGACGTATGACAAGGGTATCTCTTTGAGATTTCCTAGATTTATCCGTACCAGAGAAGACAAGGGGGTGGAAGATGCAACTTCTTCAGAGCAGATTATAGAATTGTATGAAAACCAAGCCCATACGCAATAA
- the NCAS0A14120 gene encoding uncharacterized protein (ancestral locus Anc_7.346): MFAFKSPAATQLSLHPVSLFAIDSRISSHRTLVGFVKNALGIDPPPLPTEPVFANRFYPWDESPSPAIRERAARIKAQAKCPVTGKEIRFTCPLSGIPTHYSKEAWENDTNYHKNKIYEKLRKVNIYEHDLRSGRPFPEFDFPGEQARDSTVNMTNWDLFFYTRQFYSMDTEFQLATVTKMLSYPITIGSILYKYSPYNLIPKGPVTLEGLKSLAALRYTLRNNAFATTKTRPMRIFILGARAESQLPIHIWKQLQFLFPAQAFEINFIGPECSLLEQDSNYLSSDSRIVKRVDESLTLAYYPDYFDKFHKAQDFFPYDPYNDIFFTFHPGFASPESSKTWMGDTMKALLDTKCAIFTTGFSQDDIMKDITSVQDTYGEEVDMLMNPIKNVFGSTKWELNDLNPQQVYQFNMYIAGFRGKRYHTVKA, encoded by the coding sequence ATGTTTGCTTTTAAGTCACCCGCAGCAACACAATTGTCATTGCATCCAGTGAGTCTCTTCGCCATCGATTCCCGAATATCATCGCATAGAACATTGGTTGGATTTGTAAAGAACGCTCTAGGAATTGACCCGCCTCCTCTTCCCACGGAACCTGTGTTTGCAAATAGATTTTATCCATGGGATGAATCTCCTTCGCCAGCCATACGAGAAAGAGCCGCTAGAATTAAAGCTCAGGCTAAATGTCCTGTGACgggaaaagaaattagatTTACATGTCCATTATCTGGTATTCCAACACATTACTCAAAGGAAGCATGGGAAAATGATACAAATTatcataaaaataaaatttacgaaaaattaagaaaggTAAACATTTATGAACATGATTTGAGAAGTGGTAGACCATTCCCAGAATTTGACTTCCCTGGTGAGCAAGCTCGTGATTCAACGGTTAATATGACAAATTGGgatttattcttttataCTAGACAGTTTTATTCTATGGATACAGAATTTCAGTTGGCTACTGTCACCAAAATGTTAAGTTATCCGATCACAATTGGTTCCATTCTTTATAAATATTCCCCTTATAACTTGATTCCAAAGGGGCCGGTCACCTTGGAAGGTTTGAAATCGTTAGCTGCTTTGAGATACACTTTGAGAAACAATGCGTTTGCCACAACGAAGACACGTCCCATgagaatatttattctGGGTGCTCGAGCTGAGAGTCAACTTCCCATCCACATTTGGAAACAATTACAGTTTTTATTTCCAGCTCAAGCTTTTGAGATCAATTTTATAGGGCCTGAATGCTCCTTATTAGAACAGGATTCAAATTACCTGTCTTCTGACTCCAGGATTGTGAAGAGAGTGGATGAAAGTTTAACGTTAGCTTATTATCCGGATTATTTCGATAAATTCCATAAGGCACAAGACTTCTTCCCATATGATCCATATAATGACATTTTCTTTACTTTCCACCCTGGATTTGCCTCTCCAGAATCTTCCAAAACATGGATGGGAGACACGATGAAGGCATTGTTAGATACCAAATGTGCCATTTTTACTACGGGCTTCAGTCAGGACGATATAATGAAGGATATTACAAGTGTGCAAGATACATATGGTGAAGAGGTAGATATGTTGATGAACCCAATTAAGAATGTGTTTGGGAGTACCAAGTGGGAATTGAATGACCTCAATCCACAACAAGTATATCAATTCAATATGTATATTGCTGGGTTTAGAGGAAAGAGGTATCATACTGTCAAAGCATGA